The window GCTCTGCGACCTCGCGGGCGATCGGGCCCTTGAGTTCGGTCCCACGCGGTTCCTCGTTCTCGTCGATGATGACGGCCGCGTTGTCCTCGAACTTGAGGCGCGTGCCGTCGGGACGGCGGATGGGCTTTCGCTGCCGGATAACGACCGCTTCCAGCACCTGCCGCCGCATCTCGGGCGTCCCTTTCGTCACCGAGACGGTGATCTTGTCACCGAGGCCCGCCTTGGGGTGGCGGTTCTTGGTACCCGAGTAGCCGGAGATCGAGATGACCTTCAGCTCGCGGGCACCAGTGTTGTCAGCACAGGTGATGAGGGAGCCCTTCTCGAGGCCCTGCGTAACGTCAGCGTTGAGCGCTTCCATTATTCCTCACTCTCCTGTACTTCGACGACCACGTGGCTCTTCGTCTTCGAGAGCGGACGGGTCTCTGCTAGTTTCACTTCGTCGCCGACCGAGAGCGGTTCCAGTACCTCCGGCGTGTGGGCCGGAATTCGCGACCGTCGCTTCATGAGACGGTCGTATTTGGGTACGTTCACCTCGTACTCTCGCTCGACGACGACGGTACGGTCCATATCGGTCGAGACGACCGTCCCCTCGATGATCTGCCCGCGGACGGGCAGGTCACCGTAGAAGGGACAGGTCTCGTAGTCGTACTCCTCCGGATTTTCGGGTTCCGGAGGCTGTTTTACGTCGAGTCCTATTGCCATAGTGAACCTCCTTTGAGTTCGGTGCGTCGAGCGGGCCGTGCCACGAGTCGGTCGCCCTCGACGACGACTGCGGTGTCGTCGAGGTCGAACCGGAACGTCGCATCCGCTTTCGGCACCCGTTTCATCCCGTCGCTCGCCGCCACGAGCAACGTGTGCATCGTCTCGTCGACGACACGCCCGGCTATCCCGACCAAATCGGGGTTGGGCGAATCAACGACCTCGACGTCGAGGCCGGCGAGTTCGTGGCGGACGAGCGAATCGGGATTCATTCTTCCAGATCGCCCTCCTCGCGCTGAACCGTCTTGAGACGGGCGATGGTCTTTTTGAGTTCGCCGATGCGGCCCGGGTTCTCCGGGGCACCACCGGCGGCCAGGACGGCCTTCTCGTTGAGAAGTTCCGTCTCGAGCTGTTCGAGTTCCGCCTCGCGTTCGGCGGGCGTCATGTCGCGAATCTCGTCGACGTGCAGGATGGCCATCGTTATTCAGCCTCCTCTTCGTCTTCGTCGGTCTCCTCGGATTCCTCCGATTCGACGTCCTCTTCCATCTCTTCGACGAGTTCCGCGGCTTCCTCTTCGATGTCCTCTTCGAGTTCCTCCGGCTCCTCTTCCTCGTTGGAGTCCGGCGGCGAAGTCGGCGAGGAGCCTTCCTCGGATTCGACGTCTTCGTCGAGGATTTCTTCCTCGGCGAGGTCGTCGTCGGATTCCTCGGTTGTCTCCTCGATGACTTCCTCGGAGCCGGCGCCGACCGATTCGGCCTCTTCAGGCTCTTCGAGGAGTTCCTCGACGTCGCCCTCGGGCTCCTCGATGAAGTCCTCGACCTCGACGTCCTCGTAGATCTCGAAGTCGTCGGGGAGTTCGGCGTTCGGCGGAATGATCTTCACGCGGACACCGATGGTACCGAGCTTGAGGACTGCGGTTCCGACACCCTTGTCGACGATTTCCTCCGCGGGTTCGCCGTTGTGCTTGACGTAGCCGCGGTTGAACTTCTCGACGCGGGAACGGGCGCCCGTGACCTTGCCGCTCAGGATGATTTCGGCGCCGAGTGCGCCGGCATCCATGATGCGGTCGATGGTCGTGTGACCG of the Natronomonas halophila genome contains:
- a CDS encoding ribonuclease P protein component 1, encoding MNPDSLVRHELAGLDVEVVDSPNPDLVGIAGRVVDETMHTLLVAASDGMKRVPKADATFRFDLDDTAVVVEGDRLVARPARRTELKGGSLWQ
- the rpmC gene encoding 50S ribosomal protein L29, giving the protein MAILHVDEIRDMTPAEREAELEQLETELLNEKAVLAAGGAPENPGRIGELKKTIARLKTVQREEGDLEE
- a CDS encoding 50S ribosomal protein L14; amino-acid sequence: MEALNADVTQGLEKGSLITCADNTGARELKVISISGYSGTKNRHPKAGLGDKITVSVTKGTPEMRRQVLEAVVIRQRKPIRRPDGTRLKFEDNAAVIIDENEEPRGTELKGPIAREVAERFGSIASTATMIV
- a CDS encoding 30S ribosomal protein S3 translates to MADEHQFIENGLQRTQIDEFFSEELSRAGYGGMDVAKTPMGTQIVLKAEKPGMVIGKGGKNIRKITTELEERFDLEDPQIDVQEVDEPDLNAQIVADRLANALERGWYFRKAGHTTIDRIMDAGALGAEIILSGKVTGARSRVEKFNRGYVKHNGEPAEEIVDKGVGTAVLKLGTIGVRVKIIPPNAELPDDFEIYEDVEVEDFIEEPEGDVEELLEEPEEAESVGAGSEEVIEETTEESDDDLAEEEILDEDVESEEGSSPTSPPDSNEEEEPEELEEDIEEEAAELVEEMEEDVESEESEETDEDEEEAE